One Candidatus Chazhemtobacterium aquaticus genomic window, CAAGTCTTTAAGTCATGGCCATTTCGACCTCAACATTGCCACCCAACTTGAGGATATTGGTTACGATCAACACTACTCTTTTACGCCTAAAACTGATCACCACCTACATATACCCGGAACTTACCATCTTAAAAACAATCGTCTCATTCGCCGTGGCCAAGTCAAGCTTGATCTAGGCTCGCTCGGCAAAGGCTACCTCATCGATCAACTAGCCCAAACTCTCCACCAGCATCAGACCCCCTATTTCCTCATTGATGGTGGTGGGGATCTCTATGGCACCACCAAAAAAGACCTCTCTCCTTGGAGGATAGCTATTGAACACCCTTTTGACTCCAATATTGCCATCGCCACTCTAAGCTTAAACCATCAAGCCATCGCCACTTCCACCTCTCAAAAACGCCGCTTTGGCTCTTTTCATCACCTTCTTGATGCAAAAAAACACACCCCCGTTAACACTATCCTCTCTCTCACCACTCTTTCTTCATCCGCTCTCACCGCCGATGCCGCTGCTACCGCTCTTTTTGTAACCCCCCTTTCTCTCTGGTCTACCATCACTCAACACACCCAGACTCAATACTTGGCCCTAGATCATCAGCAAAACCTAACCTCCTCGCCGAACTTTCCCGTCAAGATCCTCTACCCTTCCTAATCCACTCGCCGAAATGCCTTTTCAAACATCTCTACCGTCTTTTCATTTCCTGAGCCACCCCGGCCAAAAACGCCGTTCCTAGTAAAGAACTCACCCCCACCACCCCAAACAACAGGCTATATCCAAAACTCGCTGCTATATACCCACCCAGTCCAGCCGTTAATGCCGCTCCAAGATCAGTAGCTGTGTAATACAAGCTCCACTCCAAGGCCTCACTTTGTTTATCGATATGTCTGGTGAAAATCCCCAACCAAGATGGGTACGACAAAGCCCCTCCCAAACCTCCAATAACCTGAACTGCATACACCTGCCAAGGATACTTAACTCCGATATACAAAAACGCCGACAAGGTAATCAGTAGCGAACCAATAATCATTACCCAGTAGTCATCCCACTCACCTCGACGATTATCATTCCATCGTGCCACCGGAATCTGCACCACACTTTTAACCACAAAATACACCGTTGCTGCCATTCCAGCCAACTCCACTCCGCCTCCTACCACTTGCTCTGATATAAAAAACTGCCAAAATTGGATTGATTAACCCCCATCCTGACAACATCATAATATCTGAATAAGTCAGAAACTGAACCACTCGACTTATTTTCAAACTACCAGCCAATCGTGCAAATACCTTTTTCATCAACTCAAGCATACAACAAACTTGCGCTATCATTAACACATGAATCAGCAACAAAGTATTGAAACTAGCGAGCACTTAAAGTCAGCTGTCTACGGAGCTAATGACGGCATTGTCACCACCTTTGCCGTCGTCGCCGGAGTTGCCGGAGCTCAACTATCCTCCTCAGTTGTACTTATTCTTGGTATCGCCAACATGGTCGCAGACGGCATATCCATGGGTTTAAGCAATTATCTCGGCGAGCGCTCGCAACGCCGTTTTCTAAATAACCACAAACACAACCTAATCTTTCACACTGCTGTCTGGCACAATGGCCTTATTACCTTTATAGCCTTTAACCTAGCCGGCGTTCTCCCTCTCTCCCCCTACCTTCTTAGTCTTTTTGGCTTACCCATACCCAATCCTTTCTTGTGCTCCATACTCAGTACCGCCCTAGCCCTCTTCCTTGTAGGAAGTCTTCGCACACTCCTTACCCGTGACTCCTGGTACAAAAATGGCCTTGAGATGTTGCTCGTTGGTGCTCTAGCTGCCACAGCTGCCTATTTCTCAGGTTTCCTAATCAACACTCTAATTAACTAAACCAACACATTTACCCATGATCGCCGTCATTCAGCGTGTCACCCAAGCCTCGGTCTCTATCCCCACCCAAAGCAACTCCATTGGTCATGGCTACCTTGTTCTTCTTGGTGTGGCCGACGATGACACATCTAAAGACGCTCTTTTATTAGCCAATAAAACTATCAAATTGCGTCTCATGTCTGATTCCCAGCAAAAGATGAATCTATCCCTAACCGATTCTGATGGCGAGCTGCTTGTTGTCTCCCAGTTCACCCTGTTGGGTGACGTCTCCAAAGGTAACAGACCCAGTTTTGTAAAGGCTGCTCCGCCCTCACTTGCCCAAAAGCTATATCATGAATATGTCAAAATCATCAAAGACGCTGGTCTAAAAGTTAAAACCGGTTTTTTTGGTCAGTACATGCAGCTTAACCTAATCAACGATGGCCCCACCACTATCATTATCGACTCCAAACAACTAAAACAGCTAAACAAATGAAATACACCAAACCTTCACCAGTTCTAATTCTTTCAATAACCATCCTTGTTTTTTCCTTTCTCTTCATCTCCCTCACCGATTTCCTCTCAGGTAAACAAGTCTTTAACGACTCTGGCCCCACTCTTGACCCAAATATCAATATTCTCTCAGTTGCTCCCGACCCACAATTACCCAACACCTATCAAATCACTTGGGAAATAACTTCCCCCACCCCTCTGCCTGTTACCTCAACCACCATTTACTACGACACCATCTCCACCCCCTCCGCTCTAACCACCACAGACTCACCCTCCGCCCCTTCATATCAGTTCTACTTGTCTGACTATCTCTCCGGACCCTTCACCTCTCCTGGCATCTTTACCGCCACCCTTCAATCTCCTCCAGACGCAATCTCCATTTTCATCCGAGCCTACGCCCATATTGACACCAACCATTACTGGACGCCAGAATACACCATTGATACCAACAGTCTATGAAATCAAAAAAAACCTCTTCTCAATTCTCCCCAGTTCTCTTCCTAATCATCCTCATTCTCACCATTCTTGCCGTGATACTAACCGGATCCTTTCTTCTCACCAATTTCAAGAACCTCCCTTAGCACTCGGTATTGAAATCTGCTAAAATATTGATATATTAACTAGTCTATGGCTATTCTTTTGCAACCTCCAAAAAATCAATCCAGTCCTCGCATCACTCCTCTCGTTACCCTTCGCGAAGGTGTTGTTTTTCCTCACTCTGAAGTCATACTTTCTTTTGGTCGAAAGGGCTCAATTAAAAGTGTCACTCAAGCCGAAAAAAACGACCGTCTCATCGTCATCGTCTCCCAAAAATCACCCTCCATTACCAAGCCCACCTTAAAAGACATCTACACTGTTGGCACTCTTTGTCGCATTCAGCGTACTATCCCTGTTAATAATGAGCTTCATGCCATTGTCAAAGGTATCTCCAGGGTCAAAATTCACGACATCACTATCATCGACAACATCCTCTCTGCCGCCATTTCTAAACTACCCGAAACCCAACAGGAAGACGACTATCTCAAAGCTACCGTCAACCACCTCATCTCCCAAGTCAAAACCGCGGTTAATCTCGGCAAACCCAACATCGAGACCCCTATGCTCATGCGTTTGCTTAACTCAACCGAAACATCCTCAGTTGCTGACCAAGTCGCCTCCATTCTTGAGTTAAGCACTCCCGAAAAACAAGCACTTCTCGAACAAACCGATTTAAAAAAACGCCTCGAACAGATTAATCAACACCTTGATAAAGAAATTAATGTCCTCAAGCTTGAACAAAAAATCGCCTCCAAAACCCAGTCCAAATTTGATCAATCTATGAAAGAAGCAGTCCTCCGTGAGCGAATGCGCATGATCCAACAGGAACTGGGTGAAGACGATGAAGGCGACGAACTCACTTCTTTAAAGAAAAAAATCAATCAAGCTGGCATGCCCAAAGCTGCCAAACAAAAGGCCCTCAAAGACCTCAAACGACTTCAAAAACTCTCTCTCCACAGTCCTGAATCGGGCTACATCAGGAGCTGGCTTGAAACCATGGTTGAAATTCCCTGGAGCAAAAGTAGTGCAAATAATATATCTCTCACTAAGGCTGCCAAGATCCTCAAGCAAGACCATTATGCCCTTGAAGAGGTCAAAGAACGTATCCTCGAGTACCTTGCTGTTATGCAGCTCAAGAAAAAACGAAGCAACAAGAAAATTTTCAAGAATAAAAATGCTAACTCGGCCATTGTTCCCACCATTATCTGTTTTGTTGGCCCCCCCGGTGTTGGTAAAACTAGTGTTGGCCGCTCAATCGCCAAAGCTCTTGGCCGTAATTTTGCCAAACTATCACTAGGCGGCATCAAAGACGAGGCAGAAATCAGAGGTCACCGTCGCACCTATGTAGGAGCCATGCCAGGTAGAGTAGTTCAATCTCTCATAGATGCCGGCACGAACAATCCGGTCATCATGCTGGACGAGATCGATAAAATCGGTGCCGATTACCGAGGCGACCCTTCAGCGGCCTTACTCGAAGTCCTTGATCCTGAACAGAATCATGCCTTTGTCGACCACTATCTTGACACCTCACTTGATCTCTCCAAAGTCATGTTCATCACCACCGCCAATGTCTTAGAAACCATTCCTCCAGCTCTAAGGGACCGTCTCGAGATCATCCAGTTCTCCGGCTACACCCAAGAAGAAAAATACTTCATTGCCAGAAACCACTTGATTCCTAAACAACTTTCCACCAACGCTCTTACCCCCAAAGATATTGCTCTAAGCCCCGCTGCCGTTAGAAACATCAGCAAGTTCTACACCCACGAAGCAGGAGTCCGAAATCTAGAACGTGAAATCAGCAAAGTCTTTCGTAAAGTCGCTCGCAAAATTGCCTCAAGTCGCAGTGTTAAGACTCCCATCAAAATTACCCCTAAAAACCTATCCACCTACCTTGGTCCTCGCAAGTTTACCCATACTATAGCCGATGAGCAAAACCGTGTTGGTATCGCCACTGGCCTTGCTTACACACAAACCGGGGGAGACATTCTCTTTATAGAAGTCGCTCTCATGGAAGGAAAAGGTCGCATCCAGTTAACCGGTCAGCTTGGTGACGTCATGAAAGAATCTGCTCAAGCCGCCCTCTCCTATGTTCGATCTCATGCCAAGCAGCTAAAAATCGACCCCAAGCGTTTTGCCAAGACAGACGTCCACGTTCACGTTCCCGAGGGTGCCACCCCCAAGGATGGTCCTTCCGCTGGTGTTGCCATTACCACTGCCTTAATCTCTGCTTTCACCAACAAACCCATCAACCGACTGGTGGGTATGACTGGTGAGATCTCTTTAAGAGGCAGGGTCATGGAAATCGGCGGAGTCAAGGAAAAAACTATTGCCGGACATCGCTCAGGCCTAAAGCACATCATCCTTCCCAAGGACAACCGTAAAGACCTCGTCAAAGTTCCACCTAAGGTCAAAAAAGACCTCAAATTTAGCTTTGCCACTAATCTAGAAGACGTTCTCAAAATTGCCCTTATTTCTTGATATTCCAGTTAATTCTGATATAATAGAACTATAGTACATAACATTAACTAGGAGGCTAGTGTGTCTAAATTGTCGTTAGCCGAAGCTGTCAGCCTACTTAAGGCAACTCGTTCAGCTTCAGTCAACTTGACCGACTGGAATGGAGAACAAACACTGGTTGGTGACATCAGCATTGAAGGAGATCTGATCGTCTTTACCAACCTCAAAAAACTGGCTCGCATGCGCCACATCGCCCCGACCCCAACCGTGCGCAGTACCAGAAAATTCACCATCCCCCAGAATGCTGAGGTTGTAACTCACGCAAAGGCAATCGCCATTAGCTTCACGACCCCTGAACACGGCGATGTCATCATTACTTTTGTTCCAGAATCCTCCTTCGCCACCGTCTAGTTCTTGCCCGCAGGCAACTCTTCACCCCTGCGGGCACCTCTTTTGACTAAAACAATTCCTGTCAAAACTGCTACTCCAGCCACCACTTGCGCTACCGCCATTTCCCCAATTTGCCAAACTATCTCTTCCGGTCTTAAACTTTCCAGGAAAAATCTAGTTAACCCATAACCGATCAAATAAGTACCCGCTACTCTTCCTCCCGCTCCTTCCCCTTTTTGCCTGATCAGCACCCAAATCAATAATGCAAACAATCCCAAATTTAGTCCTGATTCATACAAAAAAAGTGGGTGCACTTTTCCTTCCACCCCCATCACCTTAATTCCCCAAGGCAAGTTGGTCACCTTTCCATACAGCTCACCGTTGATATAGTTGCCCCATCTACCAATCGCCTGTGCCAAAGGTACTCCCACTACAGCTACGTCTAACAATCTAAACAAATCTAAGCCCAACCTATCTTTGTTCTTCAAATAAAACCAAAGCAATCCAACTCCTCCCCCACCAATCGCTCCCCAAATTCCCAGTCCTCCTCGCCAAACCATCAATATCTCAATCCAATTTTTTCCATATATTTCCCAATAATCCACTACGTGATAAAGCCTGGCCCCAATCAAACCTCCCCCCACCACCCACCAAAATCCCTTTTCAATCACTTCTTTTTTAATCCCCTCCTTCTTTCCCGACCATACTGAAACCTCAGTCGCCAGCCAGATTCCCAACCCTATCAACAATCCATATCCATTTAACCTCAATTCTCCAAGCTCAATCATATCAGCCGATCAACCAGCTCTCCCAGTTTAACTCGCTCAGTTGTATCACTGTCCCTTCGTTTAATCTCCACCTCTCCATCGGCTAGTGTTCTCTCACTTACAACCACCCGATACGGGTTACCAATCAAATCAGCGTCTGCAAACTTAAC contains:
- a CDS encoding FAD:protein FMN transferase: MFSFNLTGLGTSWSIIIDTLRPSNPTHLYSLLQQQLVDFEAKYSRFLSTSQLSQLNNSSSPSYPLSPDLLTMINLGLKLKSLSHGHFDLNIATQLEDIGYDQHYSFTPKTDHHLHIPGTYHLKNNRLIRRGQVKLDLGSLGKGYLIDQLAQTLHQHQTPYFLIDGGGDLYGTTKKDLSPWRIAIEHPFDSNIAIATLSLNHQAIATSTSQKRRFGSFHHLLDAKKHTPVNTILSLTTLSSSALTADAAATALFVTPLSLWSTITQHTQTQYLALDHQQNLTSSPNFPVKILYPS
- a CDS encoding MFS transporter, producing MVGGGVELAGMAATVYFVVKSVVQIPVARWNDNRRGEWDDYWVMIIGSLLITLSAFLYIGVKYPWQVYAVQVIGGLGGALSYPSWLGIFTRHIDKQSEALEWSLYYTATDLGAALTAGLGGYIAASFGYSLLFGVVGVSSLLGTAFLAGVAQEMKRR
- a CDS encoding VIT1/CCC1 transporter family protein, which translates into the protein MNQQQSIETSEHLKSAVYGANDGIVTTFAVVAGVAGAQLSSSVVLILGIANMVADGISMGLSNYLGERSQRRFLNNHKHNLIFHTAVWHNGLITFIAFNLAGVLPLSPYLLSLFGLPIPNPFLCSILSTALALFLVGSLRTLLTRDSWYKNGLEMLLVGALAATAAYFSGFLINTLIN
- the dtd gene encoding D-aminoacyl-tRNA deacylase, yielding MIAVIQRVTQASVSIPTQSNSIGHGYLVLLGVADDDTSKDALLLANKTIKLRLMSDSQQKMNLSLTDSDGELLVVSQFTLLGDVSKGNRPSFVKAAPPSLAQKLYHEYVKIIKDAGLKVKTGFFGQYMQLNLINDGPTTIIIDSKQLKQLNK
- the lon gene encoding endopeptidase La — encoded protein: MAILLQPPKNQSSPRITPLVTLREGVVFPHSEVILSFGRKGSIKSVTQAEKNDRLIVIVSQKSPSITKPTLKDIYTVGTLCRIQRTIPVNNELHAIVKGISRVKIHDITIIDNILSAAISKLPETQQEDDYLKATVNHLISQVKTAVNLGKPNIETPMLMRLLNSTETSSVADQVASILELSTPEKQALLEQTDLKKRLEQINQHLDKEINVLKLEQKIASKTQSKFDQSMKEAVLRERMRMIQQELGEDDEGDELTSLKKKINQAGMPKAAKQKALKDLKRLQKLSLHSPESGYIRSWLETMVEIPWSKSSANNISLTKAAKILKQDHYALEEVKERILEYLAVMQLKKKRSNKKIFKNKNANSAIVPTIICFVGPPGVGKTSVGRSIAKALGRNFAKLSLGGIKDEAEIRGHRRTYVGAMPGRVVQSLIDAGTNNPVIMLDEIDKIGADYRGDPSAALLEVLDPEQNHAFVDHYLDTSLDLSKVMFITTANVLETIPPALRDRLEIIQFSGYTQEEKYFIARNHLIPKQLSTNALTPKDIALSPAAVRNISKFYTHEAGVRNLEREISKVFRKVARKIASSRSVKTPIKITPKNLSTYLGPRKFTHTIADEQNRVGIATGLAYTQTGGDILFIEVALMEGKGRIQLTGQLGDVMKESAQAALSYVRSHAKQLKIDPKRFAKTDVHVHVPEGATPKDGPSAGVAITTALISAFTNKPINRLVGMTGEISLRGRVMEIGGVKEKTIAGHRSGLKHIILPKDNRKDLVKVPPKVKKDLKFSFATNLEDVLKIALIS
- the lgt gene encoding prolipoprotein diacylglyceryl transferase encodes the protein MIELGELRLNGYGLLIGLGIWLATEVSVWSGKKEGIKKEVIEKGFWWVVGGGLIGARLYHVVDYWEIYGKNWIEILMVWRGGLGIWGAIGGGGVGLLWFYLKNKDRLGLDLFRLLDVAVVGVPLAQAIGRWGNYINGELYGKVTNLPWGIKVMGVEGKVHPLFLYESGLNLGLFALLIWVLIRQKGEGAGGRVAGTYLIGYGLTRFFLESLRPEEIVWQIGEMAVAQVVAGVAVLTGIVLVKRGARRGEELPAGKN